A region from the Branchiostoma floridae strain S238N-H82 chromosome 9, Bfl_VNyyK, whole genome shotgun sequence genome encodes:
- the LOC118422570 gene encoding phosphatidylethanolamine-binding protein 1-like isoform X3 produces the protein MTITGASSGDMFTILMVDPDTPSADVGTTEKPLLHMIITNITNADPSTGAVLDPYRGPMPPPCSGDHTYHYLLLRQTAALSLTVDDLPTYTPDCSLANLAGQCLFEVANFISSNQLTPVGYVTMVAATDGYVRYNYVNDRGMSEADSCRGLDGYDPCPTAPPGSSSEKVMVSVSTVMATAWCLLYFIVNY, from the exons ATGACAATTACAGGTGCATCGTCAG GCGACATGTTCACCATCTTGATGGTGGACCCAGACACCCCCTCTGCTGATGTCGGCACGACAGAAAAGCCACTGCTCCACATGATCATCACAAACATAACG AATGCAGACCCGAGTACAGGAGCAGTCCTTGACCCGTACCGAGGACCCATGCCCCCGCCCTGCTCGGGTGACCACACCTACCACTACCTCCTGCTCAGACAGACGGCCGCCTTGTCTCTGACCGTGGATGACCTCCCAACGTACACCCCGGATTGCAGCCTTGCTAACCTCGCCGGCCA GTGCCTTTTTGAAGTGGCAAACTTCATTTCTTCCAACCAACTGACTCCAGTCGGCTACGTCACCATGGTAGCAGCTACAGACGGATATGTACGCTACAACTACGTTAACGACAGAG GGATGAGCGAAGCAGATTCCTGCCGAGGACTTGATGGGTACGATCCCTGTCCAACAGCGCCTCCTGGCAGTAGTAGTGAGAAAGTCATGGTGTCGGTGTCTACTGTCATGGCGACCGCCTGGTGTCTGCTGTACTTTATCGTAAACTACTAG